The sequence CCACCACCGGACTGTACCCGGCGACGCTGTTCGATGGCATTCCGTTGTTCCGCGAAGGGCACGAGCCGTCGAAACAAGAGCGCGCAACTTATCTTGAGCAAATCTGGACACCGTATCACCGCACGCTTCAGGAAGAGCTGGCGCGGTTGAAAGCCGAATTCGGTTACGCGCTATTGTTCGATGCGCACTCGATCCGTTCGATCATCCCGCACCTGTTCGACGGTAAACTGCCGGACTTCAACCTCGGTACCTTCAACGGCGCCAGTTGTGATCCGCAACTGGCCAGTCAGCTCGAAGCAATCTGCGCCGGCCACAGCAACTACAGCCACGTGCTCAACGGCCGCTTCAAGGGCGGCCACATCACCCGCCAATACGGCAACCCGGCCGAGAACATCCACGCGGTGCAACTGGAGTTGTGCCAGAGCACCTACATGGAAGAGTTCGAACCGTTCCGCTATCGCGCCGATCTGGCCGAGCCGACGCAAGTAGTGCTCAAGCAACTGCTGCAAGGCTATCTGGCGTGGGCAAAGTCTCACTACGCCGCGTAACCCCTGTGGGAGCGAGCCTGCTCGCGAAGGCGTCCATTCAGCCAACATCTACGTTGAATGACACACCGCATTCGCGAGCAGGCTCGCTCCCACAGGATGGTGTCCAGCCTGCGAAGTTTACGGCTGACAAACGGTGACTGCTCTGGAGCATGCTCATTGACGTAAATCGGGTTTATGATGCCCAACGGCAGAATAATAGAAGTCCCCCCAGGGATGACCTCGACCCCTTACGGAGCGCGCAATGCAGACTTTGTTTCCGCAGATCAAACCTCACGCCCGGCACGATCTGGCTGTCGATGACACCCATACGCTGTATGTCGACGAAAGCGGCTCACCGGAGGGTTTGCCGGTTGTGTTCATTCATGGCGGCCCCGGCGCTGGTTGCGACGCGCAGAGCCGTCGCTATTTCGATCCGAATCTTTACCGTATTGTCACTTTCGACCAGCGCGGCTGCGGTCGCTCCACCCCGCATGCGAGCCTGGAAAACAACACCACCTGGGATCTGGTCGCCGACCTTGAGCGCATCCGCAAACACTTGGGCATCGATAAATGGGTGCTGTTTGGCGGCTCGTGGGGTTCGACCCTGGCGCTGGCTTATGCGCAGACACACCCTGAGCGTGTACACGGGCTGATCCTGCGTGGGATCTTTCTCTGCCGCCCGCAGGAAATCGAGTGGTTCTATCAGGCCGGTGCCAGCCGACTGTTCCCCGATTACTGGCAGGACTACATCGCGCCGATTCCGCTGGACGAGCGCGACGATCTGCTCAGCGCTTTCCACAAACGTCTGACCGGCAACGACCAGATCGCCCAGATGCACGCGGCCAAAGCCTGGTCGACCTGGGAAGGGCGCACCGCGACTCTGCGGCCGAACCCGCTGGTGGTCGATCGTTTCTCCGAGCCGCAGCGCGCGCTGTCGATCGCGCGGATCGAATGCCACTACTTCACCAACAACGCCTTCCTTGAGCCGAACCAGCTGATTCGCGACATGGGCAAGATCGCTCATCTGCCGGGCGTGATCATTCACGGTCGTTACGATGTGATCTGCCCGCTCGACAATGCCTGGGAATTGCATCAAGCGTGGCCGAACAGCGAACTGCAGGTGATCCGCGACGCCGGTCACGCGGCCTCTGAACCGGGCATCACCGATGCACTGGTGCGCGCGGCGGGCAACATGGCCCGGCGCCTGCTCGACCTGCCGCCCGAAGAAGCATGAAGGGCCTTTTACAGCGCGTTCGCGGTGCGCGGGTCGAAGTCGCGGGTGAGGTGGTAGGCGCGGTAGATCACGGTTTGCTGGTGCTGGTGGCGGTCGAACCCGACGACACGCGTACCAGCGCCGACAAACTTCTGCATAAACTGCTTAACTATCGGGTATTCAGTGATGCGGAGGGCAAGATGAACTTGTCCCTCGCCGATGTCGGTGGCGGGTTGCTGCTGGTCTCGCAGTTCACCCTCGCGGCCGACACCAAAAGCGGGTTGCGCCCGAGCTTTTCGACGGCCGCGCCTCCCGCCTTGGGCGAGGAATTGTTCGACTATCTATTAAGCAGTGCGAAACAGGTGCATGGCACTGTGGCATCAGGTAGATTCGGCGCCGATATGCAGGTGCATTTGGTCAACGATGGCCCGGTTACCTTTTTGTTACAGACCTGAAAGCGCTTGAAACACCTTTTTGGGAAATTTCGACTGTTTTTAGGGTGTTTTCGCGATAAATACTTTGTTACCCCTGATGCGTTGTCATGCGGGCTACTAGATAATCGCGCGCACTGGGATCAGCGTTCGCTGATCCATTTTCACTTAGGTAGAGACTTGTCCGGATCCGATTGGGGAATCATTTTGCCCCAGCGGAGTCGGAACAATGCTCGCCAACCTGGCATATAGATAGCTGGCCGTTGGTTTTTTGATCTGTTTTCGGCGAGGGTTGCTCGTGATTGTTAGTCCCTGTAATGCAGCAAAAATGTCTGCCAAACGCATGCGAAGTGCCCTGGTAGCGGGTTCGGCGCTCCTGTGCCTGCTCAGCGCCGGCCAGCTTTGGGCGTTCAATCTTGACGATGTATCGGCGAAGGCTAAAGAACTGGCCGGGCAGAAGTTCGAAGCCCCGCGCAGCAACCTGCCGAACGAATTCCGCGACATGAAGTTCGCGGATTATCAGAAAATCCGCTTCCTCACCGAAAAGGCTGAGTGGGCTGATCAGAAGACCCCGTTCAAACTGTCGTTCTATCACCAGGGTATGCACTTCGATACACCGGTGAAAATCAACGAAATCACGGCGAACACCGTCGAAGAGATCAAATACGATCCGACGCGCTTCGATTTCGGCGACCTGAAATTCGATCCGAAAGCCACCGAACAACTGGGTTATGCCGGTTTCCGTGTGCTGTACCCGATCAACAAGGCCGACAAGCAAGACGAAATCATGACCATGCTCGGCGCGAGTTACTTCCGCGTTGTCGGCAAGGGCCACACCTACGGTCTCTCGGCCCGTGGTCTGGCGATTGATACCGCACTGCCGTCGGGCGAAGAATTCCCGCGTTTCCGCGAGTTCTGGATTCAACAGCCGAAGCCGGGCGACAAGCACCTGGTGATTTTCGCCCTGCTGGATTCGCCGCGCGCCACCGGTGCCTACCGTCTGATCCTGCGTCCGGGCAGCGACACCATTGTCGACGTCAAAGCGCAGATGTTCCTGCGTGACAAGGTTGGCAAACTGGGCATCGCGCCGCTGACCAGCATGTTCCTGTTCGGCGCCAACCAGCCGTCGAAAGTCCTCAACTACCGTCGCGAACTGCATGACTCCAGCGGTCTGTCGATTCATGCCGGCAACGGCGAGTGGATCTGGCGTCCCCTGAACAACCCGAAACACCTGGCCGTGAGCAACTTCAGCGTCGAGAACCCGCGTGGTTTCGGTCTGCTGCAACGTGGCCGCGACTTCAGCCACTACGAAGACCTCGACGACCGCTACGACAAGCGCCCAAGCGCCTGGATCGAGCCGAAGGGCGAGTGGGGCAAAGGCACCGTTGATCTGGTAGAAATTCCAACTGCCGATGAAACCAACGACAACATCGTTGCGTTCTGGAGCCCGGAAAAAATGCCGGAGCCGGGTCAGCCGCTGGACTTCGCTTACCGCATGCACTGGACCATGGACGAAGCGGCGATTCATGCGCCGGACAGCGCCTGGGTATCGCAGACCCTGCGTTCGACCGGTGACGTCAAGCAATCGAACCTGATCCGTCAGCCGGATGGCAGCGTTGCTTACCTGGTCGACTTCGAAGGTCCATCGCTGGCTGCTCTGGCACCGGATGCCGACGTGCGCAGTCAGGTCAGCGTCGGCGACAACGCCGAACTGGTTGAGAACAGCGTGCGCTACAACCCGGAAACCAAAGGCTGGCGCTTGACCCTGCGCATGAAGATCAAGGACGCGAGCAAGTCGATCGAGATGCGTGCCGCGCTGGTGCAGCCAATCGTCACGGCTGATCTGGCCAAGTCTTCGGTGCCGGCGTCCAACTCGTCCGTTGCCAAGGCCGACAAGGTTGCCGCCAAGCAACAAGAGAAAATCGACAGGGAAGCCAAAGCCGCCGAGGCCAAACAGGCCGACGCCAAGCCAGCTGCAGATGCCAAGGACAAGGCCAACAAAGACGCCAAGCAGCCTGTTGCTGCCGACGCGGCCCCAGCCACACCGGAATCGGCACCGACTGAAGAAGTCCTGACCGAGACCTGGAGCTATCAGTTGCCTGCCGATGAGTAACTCTCAAGTACAGCCAGAGACTCTGTCCGAGTATCTGGCGCATCTGCCGATGACCGACGAGCAGCGCGCGGAACTCGCGGGTTGCCAGTCGTTCAGCGAGCTGCATGAACGCCTGTCGTCCTCGACGTTCGACGCCCCTGCCGAGGCCGCCCAGGCTTCGGTGGGCAAGCGCCTGACCCTGAGCACCGCCGAAGAACTTGAAGACGCGGAGATGCTGGTGCTCGACGCCAGTGGTCGCGTCAGCATGAAGGCTACGCCGCCGATCCGTCGGACCAAGGTTGTGCCGGAGCCGTGGCGCACCAATATTCTGGTGCGTGGCTGGCGCCGTATGACCGGTCGCACCAACCCGCCGCAACCGCCGAAAGACGAAAACGTCTTGCCGGCCGCGCGCTGGCGCACCGTCGGTTCGATCCGTCGCTACATCCTGTTGCTGCTGATGCTCGGCCAGACCATCGTTGCCGGCTGGTACATGAAAGGCATCATGCCGTACCAGGGCTGGTCGTTTGTCGATCTCGAAGAAGTCCTGCACCAGCCACTGCTGCAAACCGCTACGCAAGTGCTGCCGTATGCGCTGCAAACCAGCATCCTGATTCTGTTCGGGATTCTGTTCTGCTGGGTCTCGGCAGGTTTCTGGACCGCGTTGATGGGCTTTCTCGAGTTGCTCACCGGTCACGATAAATACCGTATCTCCGGCAAAAGCGCCGGCAACGAGCCGATTGCCAAAGACGCGCGCACCGCGTTGGTCATGCCGATCTGCAACGAAGACGTACCGCGCGTGTTCGCCGGTCTGCGCGCAACGTTCGAGTCGGTGGCTGCTACTGGTGATCTGGATCGCTTCGACTTTTTCGTCCTCAGCGACAGTAACGACACCGACATCTGCGTCGCCGAGCAACAAGCCTGGCTGGATGTCTGCCGCGAAGCCAAGGGCTTCGGCAAGATCTTCTACCGTCGCCGTCGCCGTCGTGTGAAACGCAAGAGCGGCAACCTCGATGACTTCTGCCGTCGCTGGGGCGGTGACTACAAGTACATGGTCGTCCTCGACGCCGACTCGGTGATGAGCGGCGAGTGCCTGACCAGTCTGGTGCGCTTGATGGAAGCCACGCCGGACGCCGGGATCATCCAGACCGCGCCGCGTGCGTCGGGCATGGACACGCTGTATGCGCGCATGCAGCAGTTTGCGACCCGCGTTTATGGCCCGCTGTTTACCGCCGGTCTGCACTTCTGGCAGTTGGGTGAATCGCACTACTGGGGTCACAACGCGATCATCCGCATGAAGCCGTTTATCGACCACTGCGCCTTGGCGCCGTTGCCGGGCAAGGGCGCGTTCTCCGGTGCGATTCTGTCTCACGACTTCGTTGAAGCCGCGCTGATGCGCCGTGCCGGTTGGGGCGTGTGGATTGCCTACGACCTGCCGGGCAGCTACGAAGAACTGCCGCCGAACCTGCTCGACGAACTCAAGCGTGACCGTCGCTGGTGCCACGGCAACCTGATGAACTTCCGTCTGTTCCTGGTCAAAGGCATGCACCCGGTGCACCGTGCGGTGTTCCTGACGGGCGTGATGTCGTACCTGTCGGCGCCGTTGTGGTTCTTCTTCCTGGTGTTGTCGACCGCGCTGCTGGCGGTGAACACGCTGATGGAGCCGCAGTACTTCCTCGAACCGCGTCAGCTCTATCCGCTGTGGCCACAATGGCACCCGGACAAGGCGATCGCGCTGTTCTCGACGACCATCGTGCTGCTGTTCCTGCCGAAACTGTTGAGCATCATCCTGATCTGGGCCAAGGGCGCGAAAGAGTTCGGCGGCAAGTTCAAGGTGACCCTGTCGATGCTGCTGGAGATGCTGTTTTCCATGCTGCTGGCGCCGGTGCGGATGATTTTCCACACCCGTTTCGTTCTGGCCGCGTTCCTCGGCTGGGCCGCGACCTGGAATTCCCCGCAGCGTGACGACGACTCGACGCCTTGGAGCGAAGCGGTCAAACGCCACGGCCCGCAGACCCTGCTGGGCTTCTGCTGGGCGCTGCTGGTGATCTGGCTGAATCCGAGCTTCCTCTGGTGGCTGGTGCCGATCGTCGGTTCGCTGATGCTGTCGATCCCGGTTTCCGTGATCTCCAGCCGTGTCGGGCTGGGTCTGAAGTCCCGTGACGAGAGCCTGTTCCTCATCCCAGAGGAATACAATCCGCCACAGGCGCTGCTGGCGACCGATCAGTACACCCACGAAAATCGTTACCACGCCCTCAACGACGGCTTTGTCCGCGCGGTGGTTGATCCACAGCAGAACGCTTTGGCGTGCTCGCTGGCGACTTCGCGTCACGGTCAGGCCGAGCCGATCGAGTGGCTGCGTCAGGAACGTGTGCGTCACGCGATCAAGGTTGGCCCGGTCGGGCTGAACAACCATGATCGTCTGCAATTGCTGAGCGACCCTGTGGCACTGGCGCGTTTGCACGAGCAGGTCTGGGCGGAAGGTCACACTGAGTGGCTGGATGCGTGGCGGGCTTCGGTGAAAGCTGATCCGCATGCGCCGCTGCTGCCGTTGCGACCGGTGAGCCTGCAGGCTCAGCCGGCCTGATAAAGAAACCCCGCGATAATGCGGGGTTTTTTTATGGCGCTGAAAAGCCCCTCACCCTAGCCCTCTCCCAGAGGGAGAGGGGACCGATTGGGGGATGCTGCAGAGGTACGCCGACCTGATCTTGCTGTGCTGAATCCATAATCGACTCGATCTTTCAGGTCGGCGTATAGCTTGAGACACCTCGGTCGGCCCCCTCTCCCTAGGGGAGAGGGCTGGGGTGAGGGTCAGCTCTTGATTGTTAAACAAATCGTCCATTAAACCTTGTGCAAAAAAACGAGTGCGTTAGCATCCGTCCCCGAATTGGCGCACCCGGGCTTTTTTGCCTGTCTCTGTTGGTTTTCGCGCCGCACACGCAATGGTTTTGGGGACTTGAAGATGAAGAAGTATCTGTCGATGCTGCTGGTCGGCGTCACGGCACTGGTTGCAGTCAATGCGGCGCAGGCCGGCGCAATCGATGACGCGGTCAAGCGCGGCACGTTGAAAGTCGGTATGGATCCGACCTACATGCCGTTCGAAATGACCAACAAGCGCGGCGAAATCATCGGCTTTGAAGTCGACATCCTCAAAGCCATGTCCAAGGCTATGGGCGTCAAACTGGAACTGGTTTCGACCGGGTACGACGGCATCATCCCGGCGCTGATGACCGACAAGTTCGACATGATCGGCAGCGGCATGACCCTGACTCAGGAACGCAATCTGCGCCTGAACTTCAGCGAACCGTTCATCGTGGTCGGCCAGACCCTGCTGATCCGCAAGGAGCTGGAAGGCACCATCAAGTCGTACAAAGACCTGAACACCGCCGACTACCGCATCACCTCCAAGCTCGGCACCACCGGTGAGATGGTCGCCAAGAAGCTGATCTCCAAAGCCAAGTACCACGGCTACGACAACGAGCAGGAAGCCGTGCTCGACGTGGTCAACGGCAAAGCGGATGCCTTCATCTACGATGCGCCGTACAACGTGGTTGCGGTGACCAAGGTCGGTGCCGGCAAACTGGTGTTCCTCGACAAACCGTTCACCTACGAGCCTTTGGCGTTTGGTCTGAAGAAGGGTGATTACGACAGCCTCAACTTCATCAACAACTTCCTGCACCAGATCCACGAAGACGGCACCTACGATCGCATCCATGACAAGTGGTTCAAGAGCACCGAGTGGCTCAAGGACATGGAATAAGCCCGGTCGCATAGACCGAGTCGCCCCATTCGCGAGCAGGCTCGCTCCCACATTGGAATGCATTCCCCTGTGGGAGCGAGCCTGCTCGCGAAGAGGCCCTCCAGAGCAACACAAAATCCGGAACCTGCAATGAAACATAAAAAAGCCCAATGGCCCTGGCACGTCCTCACCGTGCTGGTGCTGGTCGGCCTCGCGGGCGCGTTGTATTACGCGACGTCGCTGATGTCCTACGAATGGCGCTGGAACCGCGTGCCGCAGTACTTCGCCTATCAGGCGGAAGAAACCCAGCGTGCCACGGACATTTCCACCGTCACCGAACTCGTGCGCAAGGGCAGCAGCGCGCAAGTCACTTTGCGCAACGACGCCGGTGACGAGCAGCACCTGACCGTCGACGAAAACAGCCTGCAATTCGCTCAGGGCGACGATGTCGCCGAAGGTGACGTCGTGGGCGTCACTCGGCATTGGGCGGCAGGACCGTTGTTGTGGGGCCTGTGGACGACGCTTTGGCTGTCAGTTGTTTCCGGTGTCCTGGGTTTGCTGATCGGCCTGGTCACTGGCCTGTGCCGGCTGTCGAACAACCCGACCCTGCGCGACCTCTCGACGATCTACGTCGAGCTGGTGCGCGGCACGCCGCTGCTGGTGCAGATTTTCATTTTCTACTTCTTCATCGGTACGGTGATGAACCTGTCCCGCGAGTTCGCCGGGATCGCCGCGCTGTCGCTGTTCACCGGCGCGTATGTGGCGGAAATCATCCGTTCCGGCGTGCAGTCGATTGCCCGTGGCCAGAACGAAGCGGCGCGTTCGCTCGGCTTGAGCGCGGGTCAGTCGATGCGCCATGTGGTGCTGCCGCAAGCGTTCAAACGCGTGCTGCCGCCGCTGGCCGGGCAGTTCATCAGTCTGGTCAAGGACACCTCGCTGGTGTCGGTAATCGCCATCACCGAGCTGCTGAAAAGCGGCCGTGAAGTCATCACCACATCGTTCTCGCCGTTCGAAATCCTGTTCTGCGTCGCCGGTCTGTACCTGTTGATCAACCTGCCGCTGTCGAAAATCGCCAGCCGGCTTGAGCGGAGGCTCGCGCAAAGTGATTGAAGTCCGCGATCTGGTAAAAGTCTTCGACACCCGTGGGCAAGTGGTGCGCGCGGTGGATAACGTCAGTACCACGGTGGCCAAGGGCGAAGTGCTGGTAGTGATCGGCCCGTCCGGTTCCGGCAAGTCGACCTTCCTGCGTTGCCTCAATGGCCTGGAAGAATTCGATTCCGGCTCGGTGAGCATCGACGGCCTGCAACTGGCCGACCCGAAAACCGACGTCAACGCCTACCGTCGTGAAGTCGGCATGGTGTTTCAGCATTTCAACCTGTTCCCGCACATGACCGTGCTGGAAAACCTCTGTCTGGCGCAGAAAGTCGTGCGCAAGCGCGGCAAGAAAGAGCGCGAAGCCAAGGCGATGGAGTTGCTGCAAAAGGTCGGGATTGCGCAGAAGGCCAACGAGTTTCCGTCACGCCTGTCCGGCGGTCAGCAACAGCGCGTGGCGATTGCCCGGGCGCTGGCGATGGAGCCGAAGGTCATGCTGTTCGATGAGCCGACCTCGGCGCTTGACCCTGAGATGGTCGGTGAGGTGTTGGACGTGATGAAAAACCTGGCCGTGGAAGGCATGACTATGGTCTGCGTGACCCACGAGATGGGCTTTGCCCGGGAAGTGGCGGATCGGGTGTTGTTCTTCGATCACGGTAAATTGCTTGAAGATGCTGCACCGGCAGAGTTCTTTGATGCGCCGAAGGATCCGCGCGCTCAGGCCTTCTTGCGTCAGGTCTTGTAGTACCAGATCGTTCCCACGCTCCGCGTGGGAATGCCGCCCGGGACGCTCCGCGTCCCTTTGTATGCGCGACGCGGAGCGTCGCAGGATGCATTCCCAAGCAGAGCGTGGGAACGATCATTGGGCTAGACCTTGAATCGACCGACCAGCATCTGCAGATGGGTCCCCAGACGTGCCAGCTCAACGCTGGAAGCCGCGGTCTCTTCACTCGCCGCCGACGTCTGATCCGAGACATCCCGAACATTCAGCACGCTACGGTTGATCTCTTCAGCCACCGCGCTCTGCTGCTCGGCCGCTGCCGCAATCTGCTGATTCATCGCCTGAATCGCCGAAACCGTGCGGGTGATGCTTTCCAGTGAACCGCCCGCGCGACGGGTCAACTCAACGCTGCTGTCGGTGAGGGTGCGGCTGTTGTCCATGATCGTCGCCACTTGCTGGGTGCCGTTTTGCAGGCCGACGATCAGCTCTTCGATCTCTTCGGTGGACTTCTGCGTGCGCTGGGCGAGGCTGCGTACTTCATCGGCGACCACGGCAAAACCACGTCCGGCTTCACCGGCACGCGCAGCCTCGATGGCCGCGTTGAGGGCCAGCAGGTTGGTTTGCTGGGCCACGGATTTGATCACGTCGAGGACGCTGCCGATCTTGTCGCTTTCACGCTTGAGCTCGCCCATGGCTTCGGTGGAATGACCGACTTCAACCGCCAGACGCTCGATCTGCGCGATGGCTTCGCCGACGACCTTGTCGCCTTCGCGGGCTTGTTGGTCGGCAGCTACGGCAGCTTCAGACGCTTCCTCGGCGTTGCGCGCGACTTCCTGCACGGTGGCGGCCATTTCGTTCATGGCGGTGGCGACCTGATCGGTCTCGATTTTCTGATTATTGACCCCGGCACTGGTCTGCTCGGTCACGGCCGAGAGTTCTTCGGCAGCGCTGGCGATCTGGGTGACACCATCGCTGATGCCGCCCACCAGTTCGCGCAGACCCTGGGTCATGCTCTGCATCGAGCGTTGCAGTTGGCCCAGTTCATCGCGGCGCAGGGACACC comes from Pseudomonas sp. RU47 and encodes:
- the hutG gene encoding N-formylglutamate deformylase, which translates into the protein MDKVLNFKQGRVPLLISMPHAGVRLTPAVDAGLIADAKSLPDTDWHIPQLYDFAEELGASTLAAEYSRFVIDLNRPSDDKPLYAGATTGLYPATLFDGIPLFREGHEPSKQERATYLEQIWTPYHRTLQEELARLKAEFGYALLFDAHSIRSIIPHLFDGKLPDFNLGTFNGASCDPQLASQLEAICAGHSNYSHVLNGRFKGGHITRQYGNPAENIHAVQLELCQSTYMEEFEPFRYRADLAEPTQVVLKQLLQGYLAWAKSHYAA
- the pip gene encoding prolyl aminopeptidase; translated protein: MQTLFPQIKPHARHDLAVDDTHTLYVDESGSPEGLPVVFIHGGPGAGCDAQSRRYFDPNLYRIVTFDQRGCGRSTPHASLENNTTWDLVADLERIRKHLGIDKWVLFGGSWGSTLALAYAQTHPERVHGLILRGIFLCRPQEIEWFYQAGASRLFPDYWQDYIAPIPLDERDDLLSAFHKRLTGNDQIAQMHAAKAWSTWEGRTATLRPNPLVVDRFSEPQRALSIARIECHYFTNNAFLEPNQLIRDMGKIAHLPGVIIHGRYDVICPLDNAWELHQAWPNSELQVIRDAGHAASEPGITDALVRAAGNMARRLLDLPPEEA
- the dtd gene encoding D-aminoacyl-tRNA deacylase → MKGLLQRVRGARVEVAGEVVGAVDHGLLVLVAVEPDDTRTSADKLLHKLLNYRVFSDAEGKMNLSLADVGGGLLLVSQFTLAADTKSGLRPSFSTAAPPALGEELFDYLLSSAKQVHGTVASGRFGADMQVHLVNDGPVTFLLQT
- a CDS encoding glucan biosynthesis protein G, which gives rise to MSAKRMRSALVAGSALLCLLSAGQLWAFNLDDVSAKAKELAGQKFEAPRSNLPNEFRDMKFADYQKIRFLTEKAEWADQKTPFKLSFYHQGMHFDTPVKINEITANTVEEIKYDPTRFDFGDLKFDPKATEQLGYAGFRVLYPINKADKQDEIMTMLGASYFRVVGKGHTYGLSARGLAIDTALPSGEEFPRFREFWIQQPKPGDKHLVIFALLDSPRATGAYRLILRPGSDTIVDVKAQMFLRDKVGKLGIAPLTSMFLFGANQPSKVLNYRRELHDSSGLSIHAGNGEWIWRPLNNPKHLAVSNFSVENPRGFGLLQRGRDFSHYEDLDDRYDKRPSAWIEPKGEWGKGTVDLVEIPTADETNDNIVAFWSPEKMPEPGQPLDFAYRMHWTMDEAAIHAPDSAWVSQTLRSTGDVKQSNLIRQPDGSVAYLVDFEGPSLAALAPDADVRSQVSVGDNAELVENSVRYNPETKGWRLTLRMKIKDASKSIEMRAALVQPIVTADLAKSSVPASNSSVAKADKVAAKQQEKIDREAKAAEAKQADAKPAADAKDKANKDAKQPVAADAAPATPESAPTEEVLTETWSYQLPADE
- the mdoH gene encoding glucans biosynthesis glucosyltransferase MdoH, encoding MSNSQVQPETLSEYLAHLPMTDEQRAELAGCQSFSELHERLSSSTFDAPAEAAQASVGKRLTLSTAEELEDAEMLVLDASGRVSMKATPPIRRTKVVPEPWRTNILVRGWRRMTGRTNPPQPPKDENVLPAARWRTVGSIRRYILLLLMLGQTIVAGWYMKGIMPYQGWSFVDLEEVLHQPLLQTATQVLPYALQTSILILFGILFCWVSAGFWTALMGFLELLTGHDKYRISGKSAGNEPIAKDARTALVMPICNEDVPRVFAGLRATFESVAATGDLDRFDFFVLSDSNDTDICVAEQQAWLDVCREAKGFGKIFYRRRRRRVKRKSGNLDDFCRRWGGDYKYMVVLDADSVMSGECLTSLVRLMEATPDAGIIQTAPRASGMDTLYARMQQFATRVYGPLFTAGLHFWQLGESHYWGHNAIIRMKPFIDHCALAPLPGKGAFSGAILSHDFVEAALMRRAGWGVWIAYDLPGSYEELPPNLLDELKRDRRWCHGNLMNFRLFLVKGMHPVHRAVFLTGVMSYLSAPLWFFFLVLSTALLAVNTLMEPQYFLEPRQLYPLWPQWHPDKAIALFSTTIVLLFLPKLLSIILIWAKGAKEFGGKFKVTLSMLLEMLFSMLLAPVRMIFHTRFVLAAFLGWAATWNSPQRDDDSTPWSEAVKRHGPQTLLGFCWALLVIWLNPSFLWWLVPIVGSLMLSIPVSVISSRVGLGLKSRDESLFLIPEEYNPPQALLATDQYTHENRYHALNDGFVRAVVDPQQNALACSLATSRHGQAEPIEWLRQERVRHAIKVGPVGLNNHDRLQLLSDPVALARLHEQVWAEGHTEWLDAWRASVKADPHAPLLPLRPVSLQAQPA
- a CDS encoding transporter substrate-binding domain-containing protein, with the translated sequence MKKYLSMLLVGVTALVAVNAAQAGAIDDAVKRGTLKVGMDPTYMPFEMTNKRGEIIGFEVDILKAMSKAMGVKLELVSTGYDGIIPALMTDKFDMIGSGMTLTQERNLRLNFSEPFIVVGQTLLIRKELEGTIKSYKDLNTADYRITSKLGTTGEMVAKKLISKAKYHGYDNEQEAVLDVVNGKADAFIYDAPYNVVAVTKVGAGKLVFLDKPFTYEPLAFGLKKGDYDSLNFINNFLHQIHEDGTYDRIHDKWFKSTEWLKDME
- a CDS encoding amino acid ABC transporter permease, producing the protein MKHKKAQWPWHVLTVLVLVGLAGALYYATSLMSYEWRWNRVPQYFAYQAEETQRATDISTVTELVRKGSSAQVTLRNDAGDEQHLTVDENSLQFAQGDDVAEGDVVGVTRHWAAGPLLWGLWTTLWLSVVSGVLGLLIGLVTGLCRLSNNPTLRDLSTIYVELVRGTPLLVQIFIFYFFIGTVMNLSREFAGIAALSLFTGAYVAEIIRSGVQSIARGQNEAARSLGLSAGQSMRHVVLPQAFKRVLPPLAGQFISLVKDTSLVSVIAITELLKSGREVITTSFSPFEILFCVAGLYLLINLPLSKIASRLERRLAQSD
- a CDS encoding amino acid ABC transporter ATP-binding protein, which encodes MIEVRDLVKVFDTRGQVVRAVDNVSTTVAKGEVLVVIGPSGSGKSTFLRCLNGLEEFDSGSVSIDGLQLADPKTDVNAYRREVGMVFQHFNLFPHMTVLENLCLAQKVVRKRGKKEREAKAMELLQKVGIAQKANEFPSRLSGGQQQRVAIARALAMEPKVMLFDEPTSALDPEMVGEVLDVMKNLAVEGMTMVCVTHEMGFAREVADRVLFFDHGKLLEDAAPAEFFDAPKDPRAQAFLRQVL
- a CDS encoding methyl-accepting chemotaxis protein encodes the protein MQSMTQGLRELVGGISDGVTQIASAAEELSAVTEQTSAGVNNQKIETDQVATAMNEMAATVQEVARNAEEASEAAVAADQQAREGDKVVGEAIAQIERLAVEVGHSTEAMGELKRESDKIGSVLDVIKSVAQQTNLLALNAAIEAARAGEAGRGFAVVADEVRSLAQRTQKSTEEIEELIVGLQNGTQQVATIMDNSRTLTDSSVELTRRAGGSLESITRTVSAIQAMNQQIAAAAEQQSAVAEEINRSVLNVRDVSDQTSAASEETAASSVELARLGTHLQMLVGRFKV